DNA sequence from the Oryza brachyantha chromosome 5, ObraRS2, whole genome shotgun sequence genome:
gacaTTTATTGTGATGCTTGATTATACCCGTAATCTATCATCTATATGTTcgattttttctccaaaattttaaaagtttctatattGTGTTCCAATTGGGGCTGTATGCAAATAAGCAGTAAACATTCCCATCATTTTGCCTATAGCTGATTAAAAGCTATAATAGCTTATCAGCGGCaaaattagtttatatatatatatatatattcttggcgtttaaaattaaatattaaaaaataaactacaatatcCCCCACCAGCCATCCCCACTCCAAAAAGAACCAAACCCCCAACAATCAAATTCAATGaagttctaaatttaaattttagcattgaAAAGCAAATGGTGAAGCTGAAACTGGAGAAGCTTACTTGGTCGCAATCCTTTTTAAGTCATTTTGGATAGAGTTCATTAATTACAGTTGCTTACATGATTGAGTGAAAACTGAAATCATTTTCATCTGGTTTTATTTACGCGTTTTTCAGCGACGAGACAACTCAACAGATGACAATCCTGATCTATTGTTCTTGATTTCTTCACAAAAATTCACTGTACATGTTTCTCCTTCTCATTACATATCTTTTCTAATTCAGATCTCAGAAAAGATAATAGAAAGAATATCAcatataaaagagaaaaaaaaaagagctacTATCtgtattaattttagtttcttGATATGTAGTTCTCTTCTTCGATGGTCTCCAATGTCGGCCTTCGTGACCGCGCGCTGCTCAGCCGGTGCTTGAACACGTTCATGTCGGCGGCGaccgcctcgtcgtcgaccaGCTCATCGAGCCGCAGCCTCGGCGCGTCCTCCgccacgacgacggcagctgccgccgtcgcctgtgGCGGCGTCACGACCGCCGCGGCCACCTTCGCGGAGCGCCGGGCCTCTCTagtggccgcggccgccagGCGCGCCAtgtccgcggcggcgagcggcgtgCCGAGGCGCTTCATCGGGAACGTGGCGTAGACGGCGCCGAGCTCGAGGTCCTCGTCGGCCGACAGCGCGGCGAGCCGCACCCCgacgcgcgccgcgcgcgcgtccGCCAGGAAGTGCCCCGGCGCGTCCATCATCAgctcggccgccgtcgccggcagcgccacctgccgcacgccgccgtccgGCAGTATGACCCTCGCCCCCTTCCCGCCGGGCACCTTGGCCAGCGTGCACGAGAGGTAGTTGCCCATGCCGCTCCAAAGAAACCAACAGAAACCGGCAACGGCGAGGCCACGAGCCCACAAGCAAGACCAAGAAGACAGCGTCGTCGTTGAGCCGCGAGAAGAATCGGTAGTTTAGTTGGCTCGATTCGGGTGGAGCTGCGCGTTATATAGGCTCCACTTGACGCGCGCGGGAGGCGAGAGCTTGGGAACGCGTGTGGGGGAAGGTGACGGTGATGGGAAGCGAGTGGGTTCGTTGGGTTGGCGGCGTCAGCGCGGGCGATcgatcgcgcgcgcgcgctgggTGAGGTGAAttgcgcgtggcggcggcgagctggagCCTGGAGTGAGTGACGAGCGGGAAGGCTTGAGAACGCGGTGGCTTGGGGCCGGAGAAAGTGGTTCCGTTCACTTGCCATTACGAGCTtatcctcctccacgccgcgggcgcgccggccgccgccgtccgcgcaGGTAGAACCACCGACCGGTAACCGGTGTGCCCGCCCAGAAACAATTCAACCTGAAATTTGAAACTACATGTGCTTTCAGTACATGTTTTAGGGAGCGTTTGAATCGGTTTACgtattaactattacaaactaaaattatttgatttttctaaaaatatttatatagaaagtttCCACCGTTCAAGAAGCGTGTTCATGGAAAACGATGTACTACGACCGCACCGGTGCCTGATTTGTTTTTTGGTGGACTGAGAGAGTACAAGGGTACAGTATTTTTCTCTGGTTTTGTTGGAGCTGGAGGTCGTTTTCGGTGTACTGCTCTATCACCCACCAGTTCGGTTGGCGTGTCGGCATCTCATCCGTGTCTTTTACTCCACAATTTAAACGTGCTCCAGACTTCCAGTGAATGCTGCCATTACCTAGTGCTGCCACTAGTTTAATTTACGACTACCATCTGGAGATTAGAGGCCGGAGAGTGTGTTAGGTGATGGATTATATGTGGGAGTGCCTAGTGTGCTGCTGCTCTATCTAACACAAGTTTTGGTTGGTGCGTGTCCTTGACCATTTCAGGTTAAAGCTAGATGACCTTTCCTGTGTTACTGATGTAATGGTGGCGAGACTGAGAGAGACAGTGAAGACATGATTTTGCTTTCCAACTATGGCCACATGTCCTCCTCCCAATGTTCTCATTGCTCAATTAGATcatatacaattaattaatgcgTCACTGACACGGGATGATTATATACCAACCAAGATGAGCTAAAACTCGGTGTAAGTTCGCTGAAACCCACCCAACCATCAGTTCTAACGTCTAACCTGGATAAACAATCAATCTAGTGGGTGAAAAAATGAGCTCAGTTGATTCATGAGACCAGTTCAATTAAGCCAAGTCTCCATTAACCGTGATACTAATTAAGGTTACTAATTAATGGCAGGAGATTCAGAAGCCTGAGCCAATTAACTAACAGAGACGGTCTTAtgtgaaataaatacagtactTATAGCCCCATTCTTTTCCCCTgtagattttagatttttttttaacgagCCCACTTCGCAACCTTTTAACGAGCCCACTCTgcatgtgatatttttagggcaattcttttaacttttaatatttaaatcattCGTTTATACCCTTTCCTTCAGTATCTATCACataaatcagataatatttctatcttttaatattttctatctCAAACACCAGTATGGTCTTATTATCATTTGATCATCAATTTGAGAAAGTGATAAGTGCAGGTTGACCTGGGAACAAGACGAACTTTTCCACCTCAGGGTGATTAAGCAGCTGGCTGACACGATCCTCTTGGGCTCAAGAACATCGCCGACGAAGTTGCCCAGA
Encoded proteins:
- the LOC102699870 gene encoding uncharacterized protein LOC102699870 encodes the protein MGNYLSCTLAKVPGGKGARVILPDGGVRQVALPATAAELMMDAPGHFLADARAARVGVRLAALSADEDLELGAVYATFPMKRLGTPLAAADMARLAAAATREARRSAKVAAAVVTPPQATAAAAVVVAEDAPRLRLDELVDDEAVAADMNVFKHRLSSARSRRPTLETIEEENYISRN